A region of the Kribbella sp. NBC_01245 genome:
GCGCCGAAGCCCGGCGAGTTCGCGCTCGACGTCGGATCCGGTACGGGCGAGGACACCGTCGCCTTGTACGCAATCACCGGTCGCGCGGTCGGCGTCGAGCCGAGCCCGGGCCTACGCGCCGAGGCCGCTCAACGCGCTGGTCAAGGCGAGGTCGAGTACGTCGAGGGCGACGCGACGGACTTGCCGTACGACGACGCGACGTTCGACGTGATCCGGTGCGAACGCGTCTTGCAGCATGTCGGCGAGCCGGCCCGCGCCGTCGCGGAGATGGCCCGCGTACTCAAACCCGGCGGCCGGATCGCGTTGATCGACACCGACTGGCAGACGGCGATCATGCACCCGGCCGATCCCGACGTGATCGGCCGGATCAGCGCCCACCTCATGAGCCAATCTGCGAATCCGTTCGCCGGCCGCCAACTGCGCGGGCTGCTCGTCGACGCCGGTCTGACGATCGAGGGCGAGACGGCTGCCACCTGGATCGAGCCACAGGAAGGCGCGAACGAGGGGTTTCTCCAGGCGATGATCCCGACGTCGGTCGCGGCCGGAGCGATCACCGCCGAGGAGGCCGAGGCGTTCCAGACCGCGATGACCGAGGCGGCCGCGCGCGGGGCGTTCCACTTCTCACTCACCATGTACGGCGTGACCGGGACCAAGCCGTCCAGATGACCGCGGCCGTCCACCACATCGAGCTCTGGGTCCCGGATTTGGCCGAGGCCGTCGCGTCCTGGGGCTGGCTCCTCGGCGAACTCGGCTGGACCGACTTCCAGGATTGGCCAGCCGGTCATTCGTGGCGAGCCTCCGACGGCACCTACCTGGTGGTCGAGCAGAGTCCCGCGATGACCGGCGCCAACCACGACCGGACCAGGCCCGGCCTCAACCACCTCGCCTTGAATGCGGCGTCTCGCGCTCAGGTCGACGCGATCGTGGAGAAGGCCGGGGCCAACGGCTGGACCTTGATGTTCGCCGACAAGCATCCGCATGCGGGCGGTCCCGATCACTACGCGGCCTTCCTGCACAACCACGCGGGTTACGAGGCGGAGATCGTCAGTCCTTAGGTGCCAGCTTGTGGACCACGACGCCGGACTTGAACGTCGTACTGCCGAGGTGCTTGAAGTGCGTGATGTCGAGCCCGTCGAGCAGACGGCTGCCGCTGCCGGCGATGACCGGGAAGAACCAGAAATGGAACTCGTCCACCAGCTTCGCGTCCAGGAGCGCCTTCGAGAACGAGCCGGTGCCGTACTTCAGCAGGTTCAGCCCGTCCTGCGCCTTCAGCTCACGGACGGCCTCGACGGCGTCGCCGGGAAGGACGGTCGAGTTCCACTCGAGGTCTTTCAGCGTGGTCGTGGCGACGTGCTTGGGCATCGCGTTGATGCGATCGGTGAAGGGGTCGCCACTGCGGGACATCCAGGCCGGGGCAAAGCCCTCGTAGGTCTCGCGGCCGAGGACCAGGGCGTCAGCGCCGAAGAGCAGCTCGCCGGCGTAGTTGGCGTACTCGTCGTCGAAGTAATCCAGACTCCAGTTCTGCGGGTCGTCGATGGTGCCGTCGAGGGTGACGTACGTGGACTCGATGAGCTTCCTCATGATGATCTCCAGATCTCGGTTTGAACTTCAGGGTGTGTACGGATTGTTGTTGCGTGCTGCTCGTAGTGCGTAAGCCCACCAGGAGAGTTGGTCCAGGGTGGTCTTGACCGCGGCCTCGTAGTCCGCGGAGGGGCGGGGCCAGCTGCCATCGGCGGCGAACCGGTCCCAGTAGCTCGGCAAACCGACGTGGCTGCCGATTGTTACGGCGTGCAGTTCGGTGAAGACGAGCCGCAGCTGGGCGACGGCTTGCTGCCCGCCGGACTCTCTGCCGTACGACACGAACGTGACGGGTTTTGCGTGCCACTCCTGGTAGTACCAGTCGATGGCGGTCTTGAGTGGTGCCGGGAAACTCCCGTTGTACTCGGGGGTGACCACGACGAAGGCATCTGCCGCGGCGAGTCGTGGGGCTAGAGCCGCGACTGGTTTTGGCAGTGGGTCGCCGAGGTCGGTGAGTTCGGCCGGGAGGCGGGTATCGGCGAGGTCGATCAGGTCGATCTCGAGATCACGCCGGCGCTTCGCCCGATCGGTGAACCAGTCGGCCACGGTCGGTCCGAACCGCCCGGTGCGGGTGCTGCCGACGATGATCGCCAACCGCAGTTTGTCTGTCTCGGTCATCTCGGTGCCTCCTTCCCGGTTCGTTGGGACAACCATGCCGCCCCCGACTGACGGTTTCCTTACAACCCACCTACGGCCGTTCACTCAGACCCGAAAGCCCACCGATGGCGACGGCGGGTGGTCGCCATATGGGCCTGCGGTCGGGCCCGGACGCGGACGCGGCCATAACTCCGGTTTTCGCCGGGTTGAAGCGCTTCACCCGCGAGTTGCGGCTGCGTGGCGGCCCATTAACCCATCGAGTCGTGGCCTTTTGCGGTTGGCAAGGCCTTTCCCGCACCACAATCCACGCCTCGACGCCCGCCGACGGCTGCGCACGCATCTTCCCGAGCGGACTGGACGTTTTCCGGGCCGGAAAACGTCCAGTCCGCTCGGGAGGCGGCCGAATTCGGGGTCAAGCAGGCCGCCCGGGCAGTGGCTGGCCACGCCGACGGTGGGTTACCACCCCGGAATGGCGGTTTCGAGGGGTCGTTGCAACACCGGGTTGGTTTCTAGGTGGTGAGTAGATCACGTAGGCGTTCGGCTGGGGTGTCCCAGTCGAGCGTTTTGCGTGGTCGCCCGTTGAGTTCTTGGGCGACGTGTTCGAGGTCTTCGGGTCCGTGGATGCTCAGGTCGGTGCCCTTGGGGAAGTACTGGCGCAGTAGTCCGTTGGTGTTTTCGTTGGTGCCGCGCTGCCAGGGGGAGTGCGGGTCGCAGAAGTAGACGGCCATGTCGGTGGCGATGGAGAACTGTTTGTGTTTGGCCATTTCGCAGCCCTGGTCCCAGGTCAGCGAGCCGCGCAGATGGCCGGGCAGGGTTTTCATCGTCGCGATGAGACCGTCGCGGACCTGTTCGGCGTCGTGGCCGCCGGGCAGGTGGACCAGCATCGTGTAGCGGGTGGTGCGTTCGACCAGGGTGGCGATCGCGGACCGGTTGTTCTCGCCCATGATCAGGTCGCCTTCCCAGTGGCCGGGAACCGCGCGATCGTCGGCCTCGGCGGGCCGCTCGGAGATCATGATCATCTCCTCGACGAACCGGTGCTGGCGCTGGCCGGGCTGGCGTTGTGGTTTGCGGCGGGTCCGTCCGGTGCGCAGCGCGGTCTGGACTTCGCGTTTGAGGCCGCCGCGGGCCTGGAAGTAGAGCGCCTTGTAGATCGTCTCGTGGCTCACGCGCATGCTCTCGTCGTCGGGGAAGTCCTTGACGAGCCTGTTCGAAATCTGCTCCGGCGACAACTTCCGCTCCAGACCCAGCTCGACCTGCTCACGCAACGCGGGATCGGTGACCAGCTTTGAGGTCTTGGGCCGGGCCCTGGCGGCCGCAGCGTCGCGGTGGGCCTGGTGGGGCAGGTAGGTTCCTTCAACACTGTGGGCGCGGATCTCACGAGAGACTGTGGACTTGTCCTTGCCGATGCCGGCCGCGATCGCGGTCAAGGTGAGTTTGTTGACCCGCCCATCGGCGATCGCCAGCCGCTGGTCCAGGCACAGGTAACGGTCGCTGATCACCGCGTCAGCTGATGGGGTCATGGAAGTGGAGTATCGGGTTGTGGTGCCGTAGTCCACGACCCGCCCATCGGGATAGACCCGCGTGTTGCCCACCCTGCGGACCCCGTGATGCCAGTCCCGCGCAGTACCCGGATGCACGCCCACCTCCTTGGCTGCGCGCGTGATGGACCAGCCCGCCTCCAGCAACTCCTCGAGGCGGACCCTGGCCTGGGTCTTGCGTTTCACGGCCCGCACCGCGGGAACCAGCCCGGCCACGACAAGGATCCGCCGGGCAGTGTCATGCCTCAACCCGCAGGCCGAACCCGCGCCAGTGATGTTCCCCGATTCCTTGAACACCGCGATGACCTGCTCCCGCAACGCATCAGTGATCACCGTGCGCGGACGCGAACCACGGCCACGAGCCCGCAAGATCTCATAGCCACGACCACGCCCGATCCCCAACGACTCACACGCAGCCGCTACCCCGACCCCCGAATCCACCAGCCGCAACAAGGCAGCACCGTGACGCTCGTTGTCCTCCACAAACGACATAACCATCACAACTCCTCAAATCGAGGTGTTGCAACAACCACGTGAACCCGCCAATCCGAGGTGGGAACCCACGCCCGCAATGGCTAGCCCCTCGCAAGCCCAGACCCATGCGGCACGCGAAGACCTATGCGCAATCGCAGACGTCGGCGAAACGGGATGGCCTGGAACCCGGTCAGACCTCACTCGTCCCCCTGAATAGCCCGCTGTCCTTGGTCGGTTCGGGTCGGGTCAAGGGCGCGTCAGCGTCGGCGCTAGCCGATGAAGCCCTTGACGCGGCCCGGACCGGCCTGACAATTCGGAAGAACTCAGGGGGACGGGTGTAACCGAAAACCCGGCCAAAAGTCATACCTGGCAGGCGTTTAGCGTTGATTCGTCCGAATCCGCCCGCCCACGCCAGCGACCAATCGACCCGCCGTACGAAGGGGCGAGCGGATGCAGACGAATCAACGCAGGGGGCGGGCCGCTCAACGCGGGTGTGGGCCGGCCCGCGCGATCTGGGGACGCCCGACGGAACCTGGGACGCTCGACGGAACCCGGGCGCGCTGGCGGGACGGGTTTCGGCGAATGCAGGCGGGAGTTGTCGATCTGGGGAGGGGCGTTCGTGTAGTGGGTAACCGGACGAGATGGAGGCGGAGATGGCGCGGGTTTGTGTGGTTGAGAGTGTGTCGTTGGATGGTGTGATGCAGGGGCTGGGTGGGCCGGATGAGGACACTCGGGGCGGGTTCACGCGGGGTGGGTGGGGGCAGGCCTATTCGGATGACGTCGCGCTGGAAGAGGCCGGTAAGGGGATGGGGGATACGACCGCGATGCTGTTCGGGCGGTTGACGTATCTGAAGATGGCCGCGTTCTGGCCGCATCAGACTGACGGGAACCCGTTTACCGCGCTGCTCGACAAGACGCCGAAGTACGTCGTCTCGAAGACCCTGGCCGAGCCATTGGAGTGGCAGAACACATTCCGTCTCGACGGCCTCACCGAGGTGGCTCGGCTGAGGGCGGAACTGGAGGGCAATATCGTCGTGCTCGGCAGTGGTGAGCTGGTGCGCGCCCTCGCCGCGGAACGACTGGTCGACCAGTACTCGCTTTCCATCCATCCAATCGTGCTCGGCGGCGGTACCCGGCTGTTCCCGGACCAGGGTGTGTTCGACGAGTTCCGCCTGGTCAGGTCGGTGCCTACGTCAACGGGCGTCATCATCGCCACCTACGAACGCCGGTCCGAGACAGAACGTCGGTCCGAGACAGACAGTTCCGAGTAGCGAATCGGCCGCGAGACAGGAGCTGGGTGGACCTTGCGGGGTTAGGGTGCGGGCATGCGGTTTGGCGTGCTCGGGCCGGTGGCCGTGTGGACCGATGACGGTCGCCCGGTCGCTATTCCCGGGGTGAAGGTCCGGGCGTTGCTGGCCGATCTCCTCGTCCACGAAGGCAAGCCGGTCTCGGCTGACCGATTGGTCGAGGACATCTGGGGTGACGACCAGCCGGCCAATCCCATCGGGACTCTGCAGGTCAAGGCTTCCCAACTCCGCCGGGCGCTCGAAGACGCGGAGCCAGGCGGCCGCGAGTTGATCGTCTCCGGTCCCGCGGGCTACTCGATCAGGGCGGAGACCGACGCCGGCCAATTCCAGACGCTCCTGGATCAGGGTCGCCCGGCCGAGGCTGAGGCTCTTTGGCGCGGTCCGGCGTACGCCGATTTCGCCGACGAGGAGTTCGCCCGGGCCGCGATCACCCGGCTGACCGAGCAACGGCTCACCGCGCACGAGGAGCAAGCCGAAACAAGGCTCAACCAAGGCGACCATCACCGCCTCGCGGACGAATTAGCGAGCCTCGTCGCGGCCAATCCGCTGCGCGAGCGCTTGCGGGCGATTCACCTCAAGGCGTTGTACCGCGCGGGCCGCCAAGCCGAGGCGCTCGCCGGGTACGACCAGTTGCGCGAGCTCCTCGCCGACGAACTCGGGCTGGACCCGAGCCCCGCCCTGGCCGAACTCCACCAGGCCCTACTCACCCAAGACCCGGTCCTGGTTCAAGACAGGGGGCAAGACGCCCCAACCAGGCGGCGTACGAGCAATTTGCCGGCGCAGCGGTCCGAGTTGATCGGGCGGGATGACGCCGTCGCCGACATCCGGGCCCAACTCGCAAAGCACCGCCTGGTTACGTTGACCGGACCCGGGGGAGTCGGCAAGACCCGATTGGCATTAGCGATCGCGACAGCCGACGAGCAGACCTTCCCGGACGGCGTACGTTGGATCGAGCTCGCCGCCGTCGAAGCCCCCGACGCCCTAGACGCCACGGCCTCGCTGATCGAGGTGATCCTGACCGCACTCGGCGTCCGCGAGACAGCTGGTACGGCGAACGAGCGTCTCGCCGCCGCGGTCCAGTCGCGCGAACTCCTACTGGTCCTGGACAACTGCGAGCACCTCATCGACCAAGTCGCCGAGATCGCCGACTCGTTGCTCCAGGCAACATCCACGATCAAGCTACTGGCGACCAGCCGGGAACCCCTCGCCTTGCCCGACGAAGTCGTCTGGAACGTCCCACCCCTCGACCTCCCCACCGCCGACGACCTCGCCAGCCTGAACGAATCCGGCGCAGTCCAACTATTCACCGCCCGAGCAAAAGCCGCAGACCGCTCCTTCGCCCTCAACGACACCTCAGCCGCAGCCGTGTCGACAGTCTGCCGCCGCCTAGACGGCATCCCCTTCGCACTCGAACTAGCCGCTAACCGAGTACGCGCCCTCGGCGTGCAGGGCCTAGTCGACCGCCTCGACGACCGCTTCCGCCTACTAGCCACCGGCCATCGCGGCGCAGCTCCCCGCCAGCAAACCCTGCTCGCGATGATCGACTGGAGCTGGGAGTTACTCACCGACGTCGAACGCGCCACCCTCCGCCGCCTCGCACTACACGTCGACGGCTGTACGACGCACGCGGCCGAGGCCATCGGCGGCGACGCGGACGTACTCGGCCGGCTCGTGGACAGGTCGTTGGTAGTCCCAGTCCACCAGCCGAACGGCCCGCGCTTCCACCTGCTCGAGTCGATCGCGGCGTACGGCGTCGAGCGTTTGCATGAAGCAGGCGAGTACGACGAAATCCGCGCGGCCCACCATCGGTATTACCTCGAGCAGGCCGAACGCAACGCCGAAGAGCTGTACGGCGCCGGCCAGCATCGCGCGCTGACGTGGTTCGACGCCGAGGCGGGCAATCTCCGTAGCGCGCTCGACGGCGCCGTGGCCGACGGCGATGCCGACCAGGCGCTACGACTGGTCGACGCCCTCGCCTGGTACTGGTTCCTCCGCGGCCGCATAACCACCGCGCGACAGTCCATCGCGGCGGCCCTCGCAACCAACGGCGCATCCATAAAGGCGAGAGCGCGAGCCTGGGAAGCCGGATTCGCTGTAATACAAGGCGAAGACGCCACGGCCGACCTGTCCGACCTCACTGGCAAGGAGCGAGCCCGCGCCGAGTGGTTCCTGGCCTACACAAGGACGGACCTGGGCGACGTGGACGGCGCCGACGAGCTGCTCGCCAGCGCACTACGCACCTTCCAGGACACCGGCGACCGCTGGGGCGAAGCCGCCGTACTCGCATCCCGCGCCAAACTCGCGCACGTCCGCGGCGACCTGGCCGCCATCGAACGCGACGGCCAACGCAGCCTCGACCTCTTCACCGAGGTGGGCGACCTCTGGGGCCGGCTCCAAGCCACCGAATGGCTGGGCGCCCGCGCCGAACTCGTCGGTGAACACGACGCCGCGGCCAAGCTCTACACCGAGGGCCTGCAAATGGCCGAGGAGCTGGGCCTCTGGCCGGAGGTGGCCGGCCGGCTCGGATTCCTCGGCTGGAACGACCTACAGCGAGGTGACTACGAGAAGGCTGAGCAGTACGGCGAACAGGCCTTGCGCCTCGCGGCCGAACACGGTCAGCTGGCCGACCAGGTACTCGCCCGGATCGTGCTGGCCTTCGCAGCCCGCCGGCTCGGCGACCTGCCAACGGCCGCGACCCGTTTGCGCAATCTGATCGAAGGCGCGCCGGACAACGCGCTCTACCTGGGCATCGTCCAGATCGAACTCGGCTATGTCCTTGACCTGCAAGGCGATCTGGCCCAGGCGGCGGCCTGTCGCGAGATCGCCTACCAGCACGCCGTGGACGCCGAATCCCCACGCGGCCAGGCTTTTGTGCTCGAGGGCCTGGCCAATACGGCATCCCTTGCCGGACACAACGAAGTCGCCGCCGAGTTGCTCGGGGCAACCAACGTCGCGCGCCAGGACCTGGAAATCCCACGCTCGTTGCCGGAACAGGCGGATTTCGACCAGACGACCGAACGGGTGCGAGCGGCTCTTGGTGACAGCGAATTCGAAGCGCGATTTGTTGCCGGAAGCAAGCACAAACTGGTGGATGCTTGGCAGCTGACTCGAGGCATAGGGTGGAACGCATGAGCAGAGTGCTGATCACCAACGACGACGGAATCGCCGCGCCCGGGCTGCGGCATCTCGCGCTCGCGGCGGTCGAGGCCGGCCATGAGGTGGTCGTTGCCGCACCCGCCACGGAGGCCAGCGGTATGGGCACGGCCCTGACCGCGTATACCGACAGCGACCGGGTGGTGGTCGAACGGCAGCAGCTCGACGGCCTGGCCGACCTCCCGTCGTACGGCGTGGCGGCCTCACCGAGCTACATCGTGATCATGGCGATGGCCGGCGCTTTCGGGGAGGTGCCGGACGTCGTGTTCTCCGGGATCAACCGAGGCGCGAATGCCGGTCGCGCCGTGCTGCACTCGGGCACGGTCGGAGCGGCCTTCGCGGCGGCGACGTACCGGGTGCCCGCGCTGGCGGTCTCGCTCGACGTGCTTTCGCCACTCGATCCGGCCAGTGGTGGCAATCGGCTGACGGTGCTGGATAGCATGGCCGACGCATCGCACAACTGGGCCTCCGCCGCGGCGTACATCCGCGACGTACTGCCCGGTCTGCGCGACGGTTGGGTGCTCAACCTGAACGTGCCCGATCTGCCGGCGGACAAGATCCTCGGCCTGAAGAAGGCGACGCTGGCCGAATTCGGTCAGGTGCAGATGGCGATCGCCGAGACCGGGAGCGACTTCGTCCGGGTGGCGCTCGAGGAGCATGGCGGTCAGCATGCGAGCGGCAGCGATCTGGCGTGGCTGCGCGACGGCTACGCCACCTACACCGCCGTCCGTGCCGTCGGCGTCGACGAGGGATTCAACCTGCCCTGAGGACACGTCGGTCGCGCTGCCGTACCACTTGCTGGACGGTAGCCTCGAAAGGCCTCCCATCTGTGTCCGGTCTCCGACTGGGTGTGACATATTTCAGGCAAGCAGGTGTGACGCACGTGAGTGAGGGGTAAGTAGTGACGGATGAGGCAGGTGGGAAGCATGGCCCACCGCCACCGGAAGCCCTCGAGGCACGTCTTCGCGGACTTGCCGACGCTGTCGAAGAGCTGGCGGTGCACGCCC
Encoded here:
- a CDS encoding IS30 family transposase; translation: MTRAAKEVGVHPGTARDWHHGVRRVGNTRVYPDGRVVDYGTTTRYSTSMTPSADAVISDRYLCLDQRLAIADGRVNKLTLTAIAAGIGKDKSTVSREIRAHSVEGTYLPHQAHRDAAAARARPKTSKLVTDPALREQVELGLERKLSPEQISNRLVKDFPDDESMRVSHETIYKALYFQARGGLKREVQTALRTGRTRRKPQRQPGQRQHRFVEEMIMISERPAEADDRAVPGHWEGDLIMGENNRSAIATLVERTTRYTMLVHLPGGHDAEQVRDGLIATMKTLPGHLRGSLTWDQGCEMAKHKQFSIATDMAVYFCDPHSPWQRGTNENTNGLLRQYFPKGTDLSIHGPEDLEHVAQELNGRPRKTLDWDTPAERLRDLLTT
- a CDS encoding VOC family protein; this translates as MTAAVHHIELWVPDLAEAVASWGWLLGELGWTDFQDWPAGHSWRASDGTYLVVEQSPAMTGANHDRTRPGLNHLALNAASRAQVDAIVEKAGANGWTLMFADKHPHAGGPDHYAAFLHNHAGYEAEIVSP
- a CDS encoding NADPH-dependent FMN reductase, giving the protein MTETDKLRLAIIVGSTRTGRFGPTVADWFTDRAKRRRDLEIDLIDLADTRLPAELTDLGDPLPKPVAALAPRLAAADAFVVVTPEYNGSFPAPLKTAIDWYYQEWHAKPVTFVSYGRESGGQQAVAQLRLVFTELHAVTIGSHVGLPSYWDRFAADGSWPRPSADYEAAVKTTLDQLSWWAYALRAARNNNPYTP
- a CDS encoding BTAD domain-containing putative transcriptional regulator gives rise to the protein MRFGVLGPVAVWTDDGRPVAIPGVKVRALLADLLVHEGKPVSADRLVEDIWGDDQPANPIGTLQVKASQLRRALEDAEPGGRELIVSGPAGYSIRAETDAGQFQTLLDQGRPAEAEALWRGPAYADFADEEFARAAITRLTEQRLTAHEEQAETRLNQGDHHRLADELASLVAANPLRERLRAIHLKALYRAGRQAEALAGYDQLRELLADELGLDPSPALAELHQALLTQDPVLVQDRGQDAPTRRRTSNLPAQRSELIGRDDAVADIRAQLAKHRLVTLTGPGGVGKTRLALAIATADEQTFPDGVRWIELAAVEAPDALDATASLIEVILTALGVRETAGTANERLAAAVQSRELLLVLDNCEHLIDQVAEIADSLLQATSTIKLLATSREPLALPDEVVWNVPPLDLPTADDLASLNESGAVQLFTARAKAADRSFALNDTSAAAVSTVCRRLDGIPFALELAANRVRALGVQGLVDRLDDRFRLLATGHRGAAPRQQTLLAMIDWSWELLTDVERATLRRLALHVDGCTTHAAEAIGGDADVLGRLVDRSLVVPVHQPNGPRFHLLESIAAYGVERLHEAGEYDEIRAAHHRYYLEQAERNAEELYGAGQHRALTWFDAEAGNLRSALDGAVADGDADQALRLVDALAWYWFLRGRITTARQSIAAALATNGASIKARARAWEAGFAVIQGEDATADLSDLTGKERARAEWFLAYTRTDLGDVDGADELLASALRTFQDTGDRWGEAAVLASRAKLAHVRGDLAAIERDGQRSLDLFTEVGDLWGRLQATEWLGARAELVGEHDAAAKLYTEGLQMAEELGLWPEVAGRLGFLGWNDLQRGDYEKAEQYGEQALRLAAEHGQLADQVLARIVLAFAARRLGDLPTAATRLRNLIEGAPDNALYLGIVQIELGYVLDLQGDLAQAAACREIAYQHAVDAESPRGQAFVLEGLANTASLAGHNEVAAELLGATNVARQDLEIPRSLPEQADFDQTTERVRAALGDSEFEARFVAGSKHKLVDAWQLTRGIGWNA
- a CDS encoding dihydrofolate reductase family protein: MRKLIESTYVTLDGTIDDPQNWSLDYFDDEYANYAGELLFGADALVLGRETYEGFAPAWMSRSGDPFTDRINAMPKHVATTTLKDLEWNSTVLPGDAVEAVRELKAQDGLNLLKYGTGSFSKALLDAKLVDEFHFWFFPVIAGSGSRLLDGLDITHFKHLGSTTFKSGVVVHKLAPKD
- the surE gene encoding 5'/3'-nucleotidase SurE — encoded protein: MSRVLITNDDGIAAPGLRHLALAAVEAGHEVVVAAPATEASGMGTALTAYTDSDRVVVERQQLDGLADLPSYGVAASPSYIVIMAMAGAFGEVPDVVFSGINRGANAGRAVLHSGTVGAAFAAATYRVPALAVSLDVLSPLDPASGGNRLTVLDSMADASHNWASAAAYIRDVLPGLRDGWVLNLNVPDLPADKILGLKKATLAEFGQVQMAIAETGSDFVRVALEEHGGQHASGSDLAWLRDGYATYTAVRAVGVDEGFNLP
- a CDS encoding dihydrofolate reductase family protein, with product MARVCVVESVSLDGVMQGLGGPDEDTRGGFTRGGWGQAYSDDVALEEAGKGMGDTTAMLFGRLTYLKMAAFWPHQTDGNPFTALLDKTPKYVVSKTLAEPLEWQNTFRLDGLTEVARLRAELEGNIVVLGSGELVRALAAERLVDQYSLSIHPIVLGGGTRLFPDQGVFDEFRLVRSVPTSTGVIIATYERRSETERRSETDSSE
- a CDS encoding methyltransferase domain-containing protein produces the protein MTSTDGEHFGSFKTADIDRQDAARLAFVLDAIAAKPAVQTLKAWALAALAPKPGEFALDVGSGTGEDTVALYAITGRAVGVEPSPGLRAEAAQRAGQGEVEYVEGDATDLPYDDATFDVIRCERVLQHVGEPARAVAEMARVLKPGGRIALIDTDWQTAIMHPADPDVIGRISAHLMSQSANPFAGRQLRGLLVDAGLTIEGETAATWIEPQEGANEGFLQAMIPTSVAAGAITAEEAEAFQTAMTEAAARGAFHFSLTMYGVTGTKPSR